The following DNA comes from Patescibacteria group bacterium.
GGAAAAAGAAGGCTACCCAATTTCCATCCAAAATGGCGGCGATGGCACCAACCAACACCCTACCCAGACCTTCCTGGACCTGCTCACCATCTCGGAAAAATTGGGGCGGCTGTCGAATTTTAAAATCGGCTTTTTCGGAGATTTGAAATACGGCCGAACAGTCCATTCCCTGATTTGCGCCCTGGCCCACTGCCAAGATGTTTCTCTAACTCTGGCTTCCGACCCGGAAACAACTCTGCCGGACCATTACAAAAAATTCTTCAGCCGAGCGGAGGAGGGAGACGATCTGGGATTACTATCCGATTGCGATATCATCTACGGCTCAAGACTTCAGGAAGAAAGATTTCTTGGCGACCAGGTGGCTTTAGAGCGAGCCAGAAGCCGATTTAGGCTTACGGATCATATTTTAAAGCAATTCAAAAATTCCGTTCTGATTATGCACCCTATGCCTTTTGTGAATGAATTCGCGGTTGACATAAGGCGTGACCCGAGATTGATCGTTGACGAACAAGCCTGGTTTGGCGTCCCAACCAGAATGTACCTTCTGCAAACCGGCTATGAGAACAGGGGAAAAATAACTGCCCTCAGCGCCAAAGCGCAAAGCAACAACCGGCGAATTCTGAAAAACATCGCTCTCACAGAATACCTGAGCGAAAGGGAAAGAAGGAAGGGGCGCCACCAATTTTTCCGACCGATTACCGACGAAGGCGTGGTCATTGACCATATCCCGAAAGGCCTGGGGCTAA
Coding sequences within:
- a CDS encoding aspartate carbamoyltransferase regulatory subunit — translated: MRHVISITDFTREEIFDEVLPGCQAQIAVAKKRQAGKRAWPQKKNRKATFLFLEPSTRTKGSYGEAARLLGWSWNEIIGIEATSLTKKESLANTARMLAGQGAGVLVIRAKIEGAQKFIAEILEKEGYPISIQNGGDGTNQHPTQTFLDLLTISEKLGRLSNFKIGFFGDLKYGRTVHSLICALAHCQDVSLTLASDPETTLPDHYKKFFSRAEEGDDLGLLSDCDIIYGSRLQEERFLGDQVALERARSRFRLTDHILKQFKNSVLIMHPMPFVNEFAVDIRRDPRLIVDEQAWFGVPTRMYLLQTGYENRGKITALSAKAQSNNRRILKNIALTEYLSERERRKGRHQFFRPITDEGVVIDHIPKGLGLIIREYLLGQGLISGGVRHLIEEVPSISYGFKDVLVLPGSSISDEAMGAISSLAPQVTFNCIRDGEFRKIKINTPGIIRGIGACPNPNCITNHDPEADVKFINQNNGSLTCWYCEKEFRLKEIF